The genome window TAATAAACACGTGTAAAACTGCCATAAAAATactatattaatattattttcagctttttttttcagcccttACATGATGCCACAGAAAAATGTTATACTTCATATAATCAATATATAGTGTTTTTATGTCAGTTTTCGATATGTAACTTTGTTTTGCATTAAATGTGGTCTTTTATCAGTTGTATGAGGGTTCAGATGTTAAGTGGCTAATCCCCCCATGGGTCAAAATACAGGTAAATTGCCCTGTCAAGTGAAAAAGAAGTtaatgacaaatacaaaaactcATCCAGGACCACAGAATGAAATCCTGATAACATGTCTGATAAATACAGTGTATCATAAACTTATCATATGAGCTGAGGTTggaaaacagaaaggaaaactAACAACCACCTTTGTCAAAATGaaccaaaaatgaaagttaaaCAAAGATTATGAAGCGTAACGCTTTCAAAATGTCACCAAATAACAGTTGTCCTCACACTTTACTATTAAAACTTAATAATACTTCATTTCACTTGAGTTACAGATGGTTTTCCACTTTAAAGCAGTCAACAGTCAAATACTTCACACAGTATGGTTGTGCTCTATAGCTCCTCCTGGTGGCTTTAAGTAGCTACTACAACTAATACATCATAAGGTGGACTGTAAAGATGAGAAAAAAGACATAAGTGACCCAAAGTTTCATGTTCAGTCTCACACAAAAACACGATACAACCAGAATGGATTCCCAGCACAAGCGGAGTTATTTAAGGAGAGAGAAGCACGACTCAGAGCTGCTCCTGGTTCACATGCAATCCTTGTTTTATCATTCTTCAGTAAAAGGAAAAGTTTAAACACAGACGGATGACTGATGAAGTATTTTGGTGAATATTTCTCTCCATCATCAGCGATACGAAACAAAACACGATATTCGTCCCTGAGGCAATTCTCATCACATGAAGTACCAGATCTGTTATTACTTTCCAGACCTTTCTAGATGTTCCTGTTATTTTAAGAATTCTAAAAATAACAGCCTGTTCTCAGATACATTTCAAACGTAAACTCCTCCTTCAATTCACAATGTGATGACATACTGAGTTCATAAAGCCACTTTTGCAGAAAAAGgaactctgacctctgatcgACTTCAAGTTGTAGCAGTTCAGTGTAATCGCATCTCTGAGCCGACCGAATGCATGAAAATCAACATTCGTTTAAAGCTTGCAGAGAAGATCTACATCATGGTGATGCCGTCACAAACACTGCTGGGAATACAATATTGGTTTGTGCATATGTgagtttaatattttttttttttttgttgtgactGATTTAAAGTTGCATCATTTGAACTTTAATCTCTGCAATAATACGACCTGAGGTGCCCAGACATCCTTCCCACCCCGAGCCTGTCAAGAACGACGGTCTTACGTCATCTGACCAAAAAGAAGAAGTGCAAGTCATATAACCCACAGTTGGTTACTGTGCCACCGACATGACACGTGTTTAAACTGCGGTGGTGGTTTCAGGTTTGTTTCTGAATTTGGGAGAAAGTTGAGCTGTTGTCTGTGATAAACCTGATCGGACGATGGAGGAAGAACTGAACTATGCGTCTGTGACTTTCAGGTCTAACAGCGTCTCAACACACGGTGAGTCGCGTACTCTGTTTTTTAATGATACAGCCTGTAGAAGTGCAGCCAGAGCTGGTGGAAAGTACCAAGTACATCTATTCTGGCGCTTAAGTACAGATGTGAGGTTCATGTATTCAACTTGGATTGTTCTACGCCTTGTGACTGTAAACCTTCTACCCAATCACATTCAAGTTGACCATACTGTACTTTTTTAGAAAGCTCTTTCTCTCAGTTCAACTTTTTTAGATCTTCTTTGGCTGTAATCTGTGATGTCTGTGGCTGCAACATCACAGCGTTGCAACATCTTGAGTTGCTGAACAGCGTTTTGGAAACTTTGGAAACTTTAGCGTTTAGCAAGTGCTTCGGCCagacaaaaaataatcattatcattattattttttaaaagagcCTTATAAATATCCAGTTTCCGTTCAGCACATCGCCCCAGAGAGGCTACAGCTAGTCAAATGCtgcagtgacttcctgtgtctttgacaaaaaaaagatgcaaataaAATTAGACTAGGAAGTGACTTGTGAGAGTACCATTGAAATAACAGCAAACTTACGTTCCTTTAAaacttgtttgcttttttacaGAGAAACCAAACGACCTGGAAATAATCTACGATGAGGTGAAGAGTGAGCAGCAGGGATCGGACACACGTCCTGTCAAAAAAGGTTCATTTGGGTTTACGGTGactgaaaatgtgacaaatatGATAACAGTATATTTGTATGATAGATTCTCTTTTTGCTTTGGCAGATAATAAAAAGAAAGCTCCAATGTTTACTCTGCTTCATGTGGTGGCAGCAGTTTTGGGGAttatctgtgtctctctgctgtcagtccTCATCACCCTCAGTATCTACTGTAAGTTCCTGTTTGCAAAGACTTTCAGTGCAGAGTGACGGTAACAAGTGAGTGCAGCAGTAACAGTTTCTTCCCTGATTTCAGTCAAAGCAGTCGTGTCAGAGCGACTCAGAGAAAACAGCAACCTGACAGCCCAGAAATTGCAGCTGTGGACAGAGAAGACTGATTTAGAGAGACGAAACGAAGAGCtgaccagagagagagacggactcAACTGGACCATCGGAGTCATCCTGGAACACAAGGACTTCCCAGTGGAACGACACTGCCCACAGAAAGGTGAAAGACAACACAGCATGCTTTGCTCTGTTTGAGTTTTGGTCACCGCTCCTGTAGATCAACTGAAACCACTAACTTTAGAGCTCCATAACTGTGAACGCAATTAGATAAGTTCAATGTAAAGTTAGTTTGACCgttgcttttttaaatttacttctacatttagcagacacttttgtccaatgTGActtacatacattcatacactgatggcggtggctgacatgcaaggtgccgaccagcacatcaggagcatttggggttcagtatatTGCCTTGCAACACGCAGAACAGGGTAATCGAActagcgaccttccgatcacaaGACACTTgttctacccctgagccacagccacgtTGAGTCAATGAGTCAGTGTAAATTAAATATCTAGATGTGTGATTTATTACTGGGACAGAACTAAACGGTGATGGGTCCAACATATTATTTCCTCTGTTGTCCTGTGATAATTAGTTGAATTCAGTTTGTCTTTTGGATAACGATTTATTTATGTCATCATCACGGGAAAACAGGTGTTCTTTCCTGAGATAACAAGATCACTATCTCAAGATCTCAGAGAAAATTAGCTTAGTTTTCCTGAGCTAGCAAGATAATTGAATCTGTGATCACAAGAGATTGTTCACTCTTACCAGTGCCATGCCAACACATTTCCTCTATAACTCTATATGCAATAATTGAATAAATGTACGGAAGACGATGAGCACCACTGTGAAGATGTATATgaattctgacatttttcagaaaaaaataaaatacatttttcacattggCCCTTATTGCCTTCCGTACATTTATCAAATTATTGCACTTAAAGTTAAGAGGaacaatgtttttgttcattatttcagtgttatacataaaagtaatgcatttcaAACTTTTATTCTTGTACTTGTAATACATCACACTTCGAGCTATTTAATTCATTGACAATGACTCAACCTGATAGAGAAACTTCACAGTAAGTGTGGCTTTTTACACTGAACTATTATTATGTAATATGTAATGCAATAATGAATCTAAGAAATTAAAGTTTTGCTGTCTCGTTCTTGTTTAACAGTGTGTAAACCTTGTCTGGACAACTGGCTGCAGTTTCAGACCAACTGTTACTTTTTTGCGAATGAGGGTTGGAATAATTGGGACGGAGTTCGTGAAGAGTGCAGAAAGACTAATGCAGATCTGGTGGTGATTGACAGCCAGGAGGAACAGGTAAGACTCGTTtaatttgattttgtattttcattttctccatcGTCATAGACAGAGATGGAAATGCATGGTATCTAAAATTGACTGTAATTTAGACACACAAACTCTCTGAGTTAATCCTTTCATTgtacaaataaagtaaaaccacATATTTTACCAAAATGAGAACAAATATGGTACAAAAACCTCCATAAAtcacacatttcattcataTTAAAAACCTTTTTATGTGTCTCTTAtcctttgtgtattttttttcacacgTTGTGTTGCATCCTGTTGTATGAAATGCACTGTAGTAGTAtatttattaaatcattttattatgATTAAGAcaaagagattattttttttcttaacaacTGTATCACAATCGTAGGAATTCATCAATAATCACACAAAAGCCTACTATGATGAAAAGCATGGCTACTGGATTGGCTTGAGTAGAAAGGATGTGAAGGACGGGTGGAAGTGGGTGGATGGAAGCAATGTCACTGTGACGtaagtgaaaacacacactccaaaGTTGCCACACACCTCATCTTAGCCTCATTGTATCTTGACCACAGTGATTCAGACACATGACTTCATCATCGCCAAGACATTTGACCTTCCAGTTTTCTAAAGAGGCAGATGGTGAAACGAGTAAAAAGCAGATGGAGATGGCACCTTCAACATCTCCACGTAACACCAAAGACAAGAATCTTTGTCAAAAGAAGCCAAGATGGAAGAAACAACAAATGAAGAAATGTCTGaatttcacacaaacactgctgctggTTGAAAGTCGACCACGGTGTCATTTATTGTTGACTGTAACCATGAAGTTATCCTGACAGTGACTCTGGCACAACAGCTCACAGTGTGACACAGCACTGAGACTCACATGTCACCTCACTCTCTCATTATCAACTGTGTCTTTATTTAAAATGGCTATAAATAGCATGCAGTTGGCTTAGCTTCACACAAAGATTGGAAACAGGACTGAACAGCCAGCCTGTCTCTGTCTGAAAGCAACAGATCAACCTGTCAGCACCTCTGAAGCTCCTGAAATAACACTTTAGTGTTTAGTACCCAAGTATTGTACTTAAGTAGAGTACTTAGGTAACCAATGCTCATCTTTTATTGACAGATATGATTGCAgtattgtttttgtgtatttcagcACACACAGACTAATATGATGTGATATTTTTCTTCTGTAGGTACTGGAGACAAGAACCCAGAAACAGTGAAGGGTGTGTTTTAACTCTGCCGCGTGAAGCTTGTCTGGCCAACTGGGACAAAGTGAGCTGCTGGGCGTATAACCGCTGGATCTGTGAAACAAGAGCCCTGATCAAAGGATCAGCCCCATAATCCTAACGGATCATTTAACATTCAAGAGGTTAtataagctgtttttttaatatatgatgtttttttactcTTCTTGCagactttttgttgttttttttctaatttattgCAATAATAATCCTTTTTGATAAATGCTGCAGAGCAAACCATCACCTTTATGTTACAAAGAGCAGGCTTCAATGCTCGTCACACTTTTAGAGTTAAGAACTCAAACTGAATGAAATACTCATCttttatctatttgtttttgttgttgttgtttgcttgTTAGTTTGTTTTCTGACACAATCCTAATAACAATATGTTTTAGCATTGAGGGCATAGTGTTGTTCTGGACTGTATGGAAGCTCTTGAGAGCCAAGtgagaatatattttttttttttctggtagtCCATTTTCTAAGCTCTGaatttttgtttcatgtgtgaaaaagagtgattttttttcccaagaaaaaaaatatgttatgcttaaaaagtgttaaaaacaattcacaggaagcttttgttttttcatgtgtggaaacaaataatgtttttcaggagaaaatTAAGGCTCATTTTTGAATTCTGACCACAAGAGGCTGAAGTGCTCGACTACTCACATACTAAATAAGATAAGAAGCATTCATGTTCATCCAGGGGAGTTTTAATTCTCCCATTCATGTTGTACTTTAGCAGTGTGAGGACAGTGAAACTCCATGCATCTTTCAGCAATACGCTGGTGTGCCACTGCAGTATTTGTGGTGAACACTAATATTGATACATAACATTTTTccacatatgaaaaaaaaaatgatgtggaAATGGAGAAATGTTGTGATAAAAAAATTCACGTCACACAATATTTTactctgtttcacacattaaaaaatgttgtaaaataaaaaaaatgctttctgtATCACATGAAA of Sparus aurata chromosome 17, fSpaAur1.1, whole genome shotgun sequence contains these proteins:
- the LOC115567850 gene encoding C-type lectin domain family 9 member A-like isoform X1 — encoded protein: MKINIRLKLAEKIYIMVMPSQTLLGIQYWFVHMSNSVSTHEKPNDLEIIYDEVKSEQQGSDTRPVKKDNKKKAPMFTLLHVVAAVLGIICVSLLSVLITLSIYFKAVVSERLRENSNLTAQKLQLWTEKTDLERRNEELTRERDGLNWTIGVILEHKDFPVERHCPQKVCKPCLDNWLQFQTNCYFFANEGWNNWDGVREECRKTNADLVVIDSQEEQEFINNHTKAYYDEKHGYWIGLSRKDVKDGWKWVDGSNVTVTYWRQEPRNSEGCVLTLPREACLANWDKVSCWAYNRWICETRALIKGSAP
- the LOC115567850 gene encoding C-type lectin domain family 4 member C-like isoform X2, with amino-acid sequence MEEELNYASVTFRSNSVSTHEKPNDLEIIYDEVKSEQQGSDTRPVKKDNKKKAPMFTLLHVVAAVLGIICVSLLSVLITLSIYFKAVVSERLRENSNLTAQKLQLWTEKTDLERRNEELTRERDGLNWTIGVILEHKDFPVERHCPQKVCKPCLDDWLQFQTNCYFFPKSEYSSGWNNWTGSREECRKTNADLVVIDSQEEQEFINNHTETYHDEKHGYWIGLSRKDVKDGWKWVDGSNVTVTYWTQNLGYSKACALTLPRAARLANWDKVGCKMRNRWICETRALIKGSAPKT
- the LOC115567850 gene encoding C-type lectin domain family 9 member A-like isoform X4 — encoded protein: MEEELNYASVTFRSNSVSTHEKPNDLEIIYDEVKSEQQGSDTRPVKKDNKKKAPMFTLLHVVAAVLGIICVSLLSVLITLSIYFKAVVSERLRENSNLTAQKLQLWTEKTDLERRNEELTRERDGLNWTIGVILEHKDFPVERHCPQKVCKPCLDNWLQFQTNCYFFANEGWNNWDGVREECRKTNADLVVIDSQEEQEFINNHTKAYYDEKHGYWIGLSRKDVKDGWKWVDGSNVTVTYWRQEPRNSEGCVLTLPREACLANWDKVSCWAYNRWICETRALIKGSAP